Within the Pseudonocardia alni genome, the region GCGTTCCCGATCGTCACCCGGCTGCTCCACAACGGACAGGGCCGGTTCGCGGACGGTGCGGAGGCGGACAAGGCTCTCTACTGGTTCGTCCATGCCGCCCTGCGCGGCCGGTTCGCGGGCTCCGCCGAGACCGCGCTGGCTAAGGACCTCGACATCGTCGACAGGTCCGGTGTGGATGGACTGATCACTGCGCTCGAACGCTCCCGTCGGGGCGGCCTGACCGTCGAGCCGCAGGATCTCGAGGGGGTCGGCCGCGGGGCGCGCGCCTACGCGTTGCTCTACATGCTCACCCGGGTCAGCGGTGGGCGGGACCTCGGAACCGGCGGCCTGCTCGACGGCGAGAGCGGCGAGCTGCGGGTGCACGAGATTTTCCCGAAGGACGCTCTTTACCGGCACGGCTACTCCCGGTCCGAGGCGAACGCCGTCGGGAACCTGGCCTTTGCGGTGCCCGGCACCGCGACCACCTTGAATCGTCGCAGCCCCCACGAGTACCTGATGTTCTGCTCGGCGGAGGCGTTGGCGAGCCAGTGGATCCCGGCCGACCCCGAGCTGTGGCGCGTCGAGAACTATCGCGCCTTCCTCGACGCCCGTCGCAAGCTGGTTGCGGCGGATGCGAACGCGTTCCTCGGGCGCCTCGTCGGCGCCGAGGTCGCGTGGACAGAGGGCTTGCCGCAGGTACGGGTCGCCGAGGACACCGACGAGCGGGACGCCCGCGCGGTGCAGATCCGCGACCTGCTCACCGAGCTGGGGGCGGCCGGGTACGCGAACCCGGCGTTGGATGCGGAGATCGCCGACCCCGAGACGAGCCGGGCGCTGGCCGTGGCGGAGGCGTACTGGCCCGAGGGACTGCAGGCCGGGCAGGGCTCGCCCGTGGTGCTGGAGCTGGACCCGGACGAGGCGGACCTGCCCCGGCTCGCCGAGCTGGGCTTCGAGGTCTTCACCTCGGTCGACGCTCTGCGCGGCTTCGTCCAGCGCCGCAACGAGATTGCGGCGGGGGATCGGGACGACGAGGGCACGGGCGCCCCCGGCGTCGCACTCGTGGAACCCGCACCCGAGGCCGAGCCCGTCGTAGGCCCGGCTCGGCAGTTGGAGCTCATCGAACCCGAGGTCGCGCAGCTCGAGCTCCCGGAGGTCGAGCAACAGGCTCCCGCGGAGACGCCCGCGGCTGCGGCCACGCCGGAGCCCGCTGCCCCGGTCCACGTTCCCGCGCCGAGCGTCGAGCCGGAGCCCGTCGTCGCGCCGGAGACCACGCAGGCCGAGGCCCTTCTGGAAGCGCGCCTCGTCGAGGTGCTCGATGTCTGCAAGGGCGAGCTGAAGCACAACCCGCGACTGTTCGTGGGGCTGCTCGTCGAATACGGCCCGGTCGACGCGGTGCGTCGGGCTCTCCGGAAGCCCGCCAACGACACGTTCTCGTTCCTCTGGGAGCGCAGGCGGCTCGATCTCAGCGTCGAGGCCGTCATGCTGGACGAGCGCTTCCACGACCTGTTCACTGACGAGGAGCGGGCCACGGCGCGCGCTCGGCTGGGGGAGTTCGACTACGAGGCCGCCCGGGCTTGACGACGGCGGGCCGCACGCAGCTCGGTTTCCAGCTTCCCGAGTGCCTTGCTCTGGATCTGTCGGATGCGCTCGCGGGTCACCCCGAGCTCGCCGCCGATGGTGTCCAACGTCGAGGCGTCGCCGACGAACCCGAAGCGACGATCGATGATCGTTCGCTCGCGCTCGGACAGGATCGAGAGGGCGGCTGCGATGTCCTCGGCGTCGAATCCCCGCAGGTCCGGGGCGGGTGGGTCGAGGTGGCGTTCTGCGACGCCCTGCAGGCTCTCCTCACCGAGGGCGTTCTGTGCACTCTCGTACGGCACCGTCGTCGGCAGCGTGGCGGCCAGCTCGGCCGTGGCGGGATCGTCGTCCGGGTGGGCGCGGCGAGCGAAGGTGTTCAGGCGCTCGACGATGTGTACCGGGTAACGGATGGTGCGCGACTGGTCGGCGATGGCGCGGGTGATGGCCTGCCGGATCCACCAGGTCGCATACGTCGAGAACTTCGTGCCCTGGGCGATGTCGAACTTCTGCACGGCCCTGATCAGGCCGAGAGCGCCCTCCTGTACGAGGTCGAGGGCGTCCAGACCCGGAGCTCCGTACCCGCTCGCGATGGAGAGCACGAGTCGGAGGTTGGCCGTGACGAAACGCTGGTACGCGCCCTCGCCGGCCGCGATCAGCAACCGCAGCGGGAGAGCGGCCGGTGTTGTCTCATCGCTGTTCTCGAGGCGTTCGGCGGCGAGGAGACCGACCTCGATCGCCCGCGCCAGCGCGACCTCCTCGGCCGCGTCGAGCAGCCCTGCGCGGCCGGTCTCCTGCCGGTACCGCCAGAACGAGTCCGTGGCCTCCGCGTCCTCGTCGAGGTCCGGGACAGACTCGTCCGGCTCCTCGGTGGCCTCGACCACCGGGGGCGCCGGCAGCCGCTCGACGGGCGGATCCCACACCGCTGCTCGGGGGAGGGGGACCCCGTCCCGTGTGGCAACCAGCCCGAGGTCGGCCAGTGAGATCGAGTCGAGATCGAGGGTCGTGTGCTCCGAGAACGCCTCAGCCAAAGCCGCCGGGACCGGGACCGAGGCGACCAACGGACGGAGCGGCCTCGGTACCCGGGCACCGTCGTCGACGAGCCGCCGGAGGAGGACGGCCAAGTCGGCCTCGCTCAGCCCGTGGTCGCGCGCCACCGTCGAGATCGCCACGACCGTGAGCTCACGGGCCCGGAGCGCGCCGTGCGCGAGGTCGACCGCGCCCGGGACGGGGGCGGATCCGGCGAGGGGCATCCGTCAGACCTCGGGGACCGGGACGAACCTGCCCAGCAGGTTGAGGGCACCCGCTCGGCTGAGCTGCTCGTGATAGCGCTCATTGCGGAAGGCGCGTAGGCAGCCGTAGCAGCTGGTCTCCGGCCCGCACTCGCACGAGGCCACCCGTCGGACGGCCGCCTCCAGCACGGTGGCCAGCTGCCGCGCGATCCGAGGGGTGTTCCCCGCGCCTCCTGGCGTCGTGTCGAAGAGGATCAACGACGGAACGCCGTCTCCACCGTGGTGCACGGTGCCGTCGATGTCGTCCCGGCTGATCTCGAGCTCGGCGGCGGCACCCTCCAGGAGGGCGTACACGGTGGATCGCAGCCCCGGCTCGGGAACAACCGTCGTCGTGTCGGGCGGCAGCTCCAGCTCCACGAAGTCCGTCTGGTACTGGTGCGCCAGGCTCTGCGACCGCATCGGGCCGGCGCACTCGGTCCCCTTGAGCAGGTGCTTGTGGCTCTTCGCCTTCTTGCGCCCGGCGACCATCGAGGTGCCGAACCCGCACCAGTCGCACAGCTGGTAGCCGCCCCGGTTCGGGCCCTCGTTGACCACGACGAACTCACCGCGAGCACCGGAGCGCCAGCGCAGCTCCGCTCCGGTGGGAAACCGGACGACGTCCTCCTCGACGTCGGCGTGGGAGTCGATGATGTAGGTGGCCCCGGACCAGGAACGACGAGGTGCCTGCCCCGATCCTTGACGGACGCTCTCCGAGGCGACGAACCCGAACTCCGGCACCACGTACGCCTTTGCGGCCTTGGTCTGGATGGTCTCGCAGGCGGGACACTCGGCTGCGGGCGGTGAGGCATCCTGCCGGTAGTGCCCGCAGGTCTCGCAGACGGTGTAGTACTGCCGGAAGAGGTCTTTCCCAGGGAGCCGGTAGACCCCGCCCGAGGTCCATCGGTACCCGCCCGCGATCACCTGGGCACCCGGGGCGTACTCGTTGATCGCCATGGTGAGGTCCCGGGTCAGCTCCAGCGGCTTGTCGATGCCACCCTGCAGCCGGTCGGTGCGCAGCTCCACCGTGTCGACCGGGAAGCCGTATTTGGGGAGCACGTTCCGGTTGGCCAGGTATCCGATCAGCTGGCGGCTGCGCAGGGTGGCGATGACCCGCTTGCACTGGCCCGCGAGGGCGTAGTTCGCCTCGGCCGCGGCGGTGCGTTCGCGTTCGGTGAAGTCCTCGACATCCTGCGCGAGCTGTTGCCCCGCCTGTTCGACGAGGTCCAGGAGGACCTCGGCCCAGGCGCCGGACCCGACGTCGATCTCAGCGGCGACGTCCGCGGGCAGGACCTCCAGCAGGCTGTCCCGGACCCGGCGGGGGACGGGGGTGAGGAACCGCCGCAGCTGGGCGACCGGGCCGACCCAGTCGGGCGGTGTGGGAACAGGCGGCAGGAAGAACTCGCCCGCGGTGGTCCACTCGCGGGCGAACTGCCGCTTCATCGTGCCGAAGAACGCGGCGATTGCCACGGAGTGGGCGTGCCTCCGGTCGATGCGCACGTTCTCCAGCGGCACGATCGGCGGGCGCATCTCACCCGCGATCATCTTCTCCGGCTCGGCGAACCGGGTGAGGTCGTGCGACCGACGCTGAGCGTAGGTCAGCACGAGGGCGGCGGAGTCGGAGCGTCGGCCCGCCCGACCGGCGCGCTGGACATAGTTGGCGGTTGACGGTGGCATGTTGCGCAGCACCACCGCCTGCAGCTCGCCGACGTCCACGCCGAGCTCGAAGGTCGTCGAGCAGGAGAGCGCGTTGACCTCGCCCCTGACGAACTGCCCCTGGATCTCGGCGGCCTTCTGGCTCGTCCATTGGGCGGTGTGCTCCATGACTTTCATGGGCACCGGCTTGGCGTCAAGGTAGAGGTGCCGGTAATGGTCGCGCTCCTCCGCGGCGCGGGGCCGGACCCACGGCTCGAGCATGCCGTCGCAGCGCAGCGTGGGGCAGACCCCGCGCACGGACACCCCGGCCATCCGACGGCACCGTTCGCACCGGAAGAGCTGCTCCTGTTCCTCGACCGGTCGGATTCGGAACCGTAGGTGGTTGAGCCTGCGCACGGGGCCGAGGTCCTTGGGCGAGACGACCGAGAACCAGCTGTGCGGACCCTCCTTGCCCGGTGTGCCGACGGGGTCGAGCGCCATCCAGACCGCATCGAGCAGCGCGCGCGGCGCCGCCGTCGATCCCACGGACTCGAGCACACGGGTGAGGTAGTCGATCCGCCGGTTGGTACCCGTCGTCGGGAGCCAGCTCAGCACCTTCCGCTTGGCGTCGGAGCCGTCGCCGCGGACGTAGATGGGGCCGGTGCGCGGTTCGAAGATCGGCGAGTTGGGCGGCACCTCCTCAGGCATGTCGATGGCGCCCTGGAACCGTAGGGTGCGGACTAGCTCCTGCAGGAGGTTCCAGCCCTCCTCGTCGGTCATGCCGAGGCCGGCCAGGCAGCCCGGCAGCGCCCATGTGGCCTTGTGGACCATCTCGACGCGCATCAGCCCGACACCTTCGAGCGACTGGCGGTCGTCGAAGCTGATCACCTCGTGGACCGTCCACTCGAGGGCCTCGCGGCGGGCGACGACGGAGGAGGCGTCCTCGTCGAAGACCCCCTCCCGCTTGGCGGCCAGGTAGGCATAGTGGGCGAGGCCGTCGAGCTTCGCCGGTTCTCGCTCCATCCGCTGGTGGTCGGCCAGCGCCATCGTGAGGATCCGGCGCTGTGCGAGCTTGCGGTGGGTGTCCTCCAGGTAGGGCGCGAAGTAGGCGGCCGTCTGCCTGCTGTCGCTGAAGAACAGGAGCTTCCGACCGTTGCCGGGCAGATCCGACGAGGGCCCGTCCGCGGCGGGGAGTGCCTGATAGAGCGCGGAGCCGAGTACCGACGCCGAGGCCTCGCCGCCGCTCTCCAGGAGCCGGATCAACCGGGTGCCCCGCGCCCCGCACGCAGCACAGGAGCCGAGGGCCGCGGACTCGGACGACAGCAGCTGGACCGTCCGGAAGTCGCCGGCGGTGCAGTCGCCCGCACCGCAGTTCAGCGGCTGGTCGAGGTGCACGGCTCCGCAGCCGGTGCAGAGGTAACGCCGGTCGCCCTCGGTGGCCTTCTCCTCCTCGAGTGCGGCGTCGTCCTCGTCGTGGGGCGTGCGATCGGTGCTGTCGCCGTCCTCCAGCAGCAGCCAGGCGTGGCGTCGGTGCCCGCCCGCCTTCCACGGGACGTGGCGGGGGACCGGGCCGCTGTCGTCGAGCGCGCCGTGCAGGTGGGCGGCACCGCAGCGCTGGCAGCCACCGAGCTCGAAGACGACCCGCTCGCACGTCTCGCAGCGTTCCCGACGGCTCAACCCGAGGTGAGGGCCGTCCGGGCCGAGGCAACTGAATGCGCCCTCGGTGGCCCGCACGAAGAGGTGGAACCGCGACGAGAGCGCCGGGGACCGGTCGGGGGCCCGTAGCGCCCCCGCCAGGCGGACGAGGTCGGTCAGGTGCCGCTCCTGCTCGACGTCCTCACCGAAGACCGTGCGGGCGACGTCGGCGAACGGGCGTGGTCCCGTGGACAGCGCGGTGCGGAACGCGGTCAGCCGGGACTCCGAGCGGAGGGCGGCGACCGCGTCATCGGGCCCGTCCCAGCCGTGGTCGCGGGCGGCCTTCAGCACGTCGGTGTGATCGACGTGCGCACCCAGCCGGGCGTAGTCGCCGGCAGGGAGCGGCCCCCACGTCGGTCGGTCCGGGGCCGCGACGACGGTCGAGGTCACGAGGTCCTGCCTGCCCGGTGTGTCGTCGTTCCACTCGAAGGGCAGGTCGAAGAGGTCGGTCGCGAAGCGGGTCACCGCGGCCGGGGAGTCCTTGGCCCCGACCGTCGCGCTCGTCGCGATCGCCTGCAGGTCCCGGCCCGACGACACCCGGTCGCGGAGCCTGCGCAGGAGCATCGCGAGCTCCGCCCCCTTGGCTCCGTCGTAGACGTGGGCCTCGTCGACGACGACGAACCGCCACTGCCCGGCGTGGTCGCCCTCGAAGAGATCGAGGTCCTTCGGCCGGAGCAGGAGGTACTCGAGCATCGCGTAGTTGGTCAGCAGGATGTGCGGCGGCGTGGCGCGCATCTCGGCGCGGCTGAGCAGCTCGTTGGGCAGCCGGCGTTCGTGTGGATGGAGCTGGGCGAAGGTCGCCTCCGCGTCCCGCACAGAGTCACGGGTCTCGCCGGTGTAGCGGCCGAAGGTGATCTCCGGCGAGTCCGCGAGCAGGTGCCGGAGCCGCTTCATCTGGTCGTTGGCCAGCGCGTTCATGGGGTAGAGCAGCAGCGCTCGCACACCCGGCCCGAGCCGACCGGCGGCGGACTCCTCGGCGAGGTGGCCGAGGATCGGCAGCAGGAAGCTCTCGGTTTTGCCCGAGCCGGTGCCGGTGGCGACCACGACGTTGCGTCCGGCCCGGACCTTGCGGATCGCCTGCTCCTGATGCCGGTAGAGCGGGCGGTCCGCGGGGAGCTCGGGCCCGGTGAGGGATAGGAACCTCTCCGGGAGCACTCCCTCGGCCACGAGCTCCGCGAGGGTCGCGCCGGGCATATAGGCGGGCGTCGCCTCCAGCAGCGGTCCCTTGGTCAGCAGCGGGCTCGTGTCGATCATGTGCTCCAGCGCCGAGGCCAGGGAGGCGTCGCGCAGGGGAAGCAGGGAACGCAGGTATCGGCGGTAGCCGAGGGTGATCTCCCGGCTGGACTCCAGCGGATCGAACGTCACCGTTGCTCCTTCGCGGTGTCAGGCACGGTGGGCGTGCCAGTGGGAGACGAGGTACTCGGCCAGGGCGAGGTCGGAGGCGGCCGTGCCGGGGTCGGCGGCGACGACGGCGAGCCAGGCGACACGCAGGCCGGGCTCGGCCTCCGCCGCGTCCGGGTCCCCGTGCGCGGCGAGCCGGGCGACGATCGCGAATCCGAGCGAGACCTCCCGTGGGGAGGAGGCTCCGGGTGCGCGCACGTGCGTGAGCACCGAGAACAGCTCGCCGAACGCTGAGGCGTGCGCGAACGCGCGCAGCTCGTCCAGACCGGTGAGCGCGGTGGTGGCGGCAGGAGATGGAGCGTCCGTCACGTCGAGAAGCGGCTGCGGGGGCACGGGCCCGTCCCACCGTCGCTCGCCGGTCAGGATGTCCAACCCCGCGGGACTGGCATATCGTTCCGCGGCGTCGAGGAGCAGGGCCTCCTCCGTGCTCAGCTCAGCGGGAGACCAGTCCACGGCTCCGCTGCGGTAGGGCAGCAGCGGCGAGGTGAGGAGCAGCGACAGCAGGGGGCTGCTCTCCCAGAGCAGCGTGATCGTCTCGGGCCGGTCGACCCGGGCGAACCGGTGGGCGGCGAGCCCGGAGCGGACCAGGATGGGCACGGTTCGGTGCGCGGGCATCGCCGTACGGGCCCCGGCGACCAGCGCGGCGTACGGACGCTCGCCGAGGACCGCGGCGCACTCCTGGGTGACGAGCGCTCGGCTGCCCGCGTCGGTCGCGGGTCCGCCTGCGTCCGCGGCCGCCCAGAGGAGGCGGTAGGCGGCGATCCCGGTGGGCGGGGGCGCCTGGCCGGCCAGGTAAGCAGCCGCCTGGAATTCCACTCCGGACAGGGCGGTCGGCACCCGGTTCGGGTCGCCGATGCGGAAGGACCGGTCTGTCCGGCTGGCGAGGTGGGGTGCGCCAACCCGGACGTCCAGCAGCCCACCGTGGACATAACCCGGGCCGAGCGGCACGGCGGACTCGCCGGGCGCGACGGTGACCTCCCACGGCCGGAGCCATGGCGTGAGCGGCGACGTCACCCGCACGACGAGCTCCGGTGCGGGGTCCCGGTCGACCAGACGCAGCTCGTCGCCGCGGCGGAGCACCGCCTCGGCCACGGCGGAACCGCGGATCCGGGCGACCTGCGCGGTGAAGCCGTCGCCGAGCACGAGCGAGAGCGCGAGGCTGCCGTCGGAGCGCACAGAGTCGAGCAGCTCGGCGAGCCGGTACCGGTACACGCCGTCGGCCACTCGGGCTCCGCGGACCAGCTGGTCACGGCCGCCCGCGGGATCGGTGGCGACCAGCGCGGGGACGTGACCGAGCGCCTCGCGGAGGCGGGCGGGCAGCTGCACGTCGAGGCATGCGCCGTGGGCAAGGTCGTCGAGGGTGAAGGCCTCGGGCCGGACGCCCCAGACTCCGTTCTCGCCCGCCACCCGGCGCCGCAGCGCGCAGTGGGGGAGTTCGACCACGGCGTCCAGGCGGTGCGTCGAGTCCGCGGCACGGATCGTCACCGACGTCCGCATCTCGATCGACTTCAGCGACACGACGGAGGGGACCAGCACCCCGGCAGGGGCGCTGAGCCTGACGTCGGCGGAGGTGAGTCCGCCGCTCTCACGAAGCAGCCGCAGCCGGCGCTTCGTCGTCAGCGTGACGCCCTGGGCGAGGGTTACCGATGCCCGCACCGGCGAATGCCCCGGCGCCGAGGCGGCGACACGGAACCGCCCCACCAACGGCCCCGTCGACCCGTCCGCGAGTGAGACGACGGCACCACCGAAGGCGGTCCACCGCCGGGGGAGCGCCGCGCCGTCGCGGAGCAGCTCGACGGTCCAGGTCTGGCTCGCGCCTCCGGGCAGACGGAGCCGCGGGGGCTCCCCGTGGACCGGCTCGCCGTCCGGCCCCAGGAGCCCCTCGATGGGTTCGCCGAGCAGCAGGTCGGCTCGTTCGGTGCTCTGCACCGGCCGCCAAGGACCCGGCGGCGGCCCGAAGTCCACCGCCGAGCGGATGGCAGCCGCGCCGGCGAGCGACACCCGCGCGAGCCACCACCGGGACCACCCGACGGGCGGCGTCGCGTGCTCCAGGACCTGCCAGGTCCCGTCGACCGCGTCCGCCGTGGGGGTACCGAGGTGGAGAACCCAGACCTCGCCTGCGGGTAGGGCGGCACCGGCGGGCAGCCGGGATCCTGTCTCGTCGAAAATGATGAGCGGGTCCGTGATGTCGACGACGTCGACGACGTGGACGCCACTGAGCACGTCC harbors:
- a CDS encoding GmrSD restriction endonuclease domain-containing protein, with protein sequence MARLSTILDQIDSGSMLLPEFQRGYVWNKDQIRGLMRSLYKGFPVGALLVWEAEGHQQAVRGAEAGSGTKQLLLDGQQRITTLYGIIRGRPPAFFEGDPAIFTRLYFNVETEAFQFLAPSTARADLLWVDVTGLFNADQAKKYDQLIDEQWMRPNLGVYLSRLLQLESILERDFFVDRITGADKTVDVVVDIFNRVNSGGTRLSKGDLALARICAEWGDARPSMRRVLEGWRARQFTFSLDWLLRNVNAVATGRAPFAALEGVSADEFRTALDHASQNIEHFLGLVGGRLGIDHDRVISSGRYAFPIVTRLLHNGQGRFADGAEADKALYWFVHAALRGRFAGSAETALAKDLDIVDRSGVDGLITALERSRRGGLTVEPQDLEGVGRGARAYALLYMLTRVSGGRDLGTGGLLDGESGELRVHEIFPKDALYRHGYSRSEANAVGNLAFAVPGTATTLNRRSPHEYLMFCSAEALASQWIPADPELWRVENYRAFLDARRKLVAADANAFLGRLVGAEVAWTEGLPQVRVAEDTDERDARAVQIRDLLTELGAAGYANPALDAEIADPETSRALAVAEAYWPEGLQAGQGSPVVLELDPDEADLPRLAELGFEVFTSVDALRGFVQRRNEIAAGDRDDEGTGAPGVALVEPAPEAEPVVGPARQLELIEPEVAQLELPEVEQQAPAETPAAAATPEPAAPVHVPAPSVEPEPVVAPETTQAEALLEARLVEVLDVCKGELKHNPRLFVGLLVEYGPVDAVRRALRKPANDTFSFLWERRRLDLSVEAVMLDERFHDLFTDEERATARARLGEFDYEAARA
- a CDS encoding sigma-70 family RNA polymerase sigma factor, yielding MPLAGSAPVPGAVDLAHGALRARELTVVAISTVARDHGLSEADLAVLLRRLVDDGARVPRPLRPLVASVPVPAALAEAFSEHTTLDLDSISLADLGLVATRDGVPLPRAAVWDPPVERLPAPPVVEATEEPDESVPDLDEDAEATDSFWRYRQETGRAGLLDAAEEVALARAIEVGLLAAERLENSDETTPAALPLRLLIAAGEGAYQRFVTANLRLVLSIASGYGAPGLDALDLVQEGALGLIRAVQKFDIAQGTKFSTYATWWIRQAITRAIADQSRTIRYPVHIVERLNTFARRAHPDDDPATAELAATLPTTVPYESAQNALGEESLQGVAERHLDPPAPDLRGFDAEDIAAALSILSERERTIIDRRFGFVGDASTLDTIGGELGVTRERIRQIQSKALGKLETELRAARRRQARAAS
- a CDS encoding DEAD/DEAH box helicase, with translation MTFDPLESSREITLGYRRYLRSLLPLRDASLASALEHMIDTSPLLTKGPLLEATPAYMPGATLAELVAEGVLPERFLSLTGPELPADRPLYRHQEQAIRKVRAGRNVVVATGTGSGKTESFLLPILGHLAEESAAGRLGPGVRALLLYPMNALANDQMKRLRHLLADSPEITFGRYTGETRDSVRDAEATFAQLHPHERRLPNELLSRAEMRATPPHILLTNYAMLEYLLLRPKDLDLFEGDHAGQWRFVVVDEAHVYDGAKGAELAMLLRRLRDRVSSGRDLQAIATSATVGAKDSPAAVTRFATDLFDLPFEWNDDTPGRQDLVTSTVVAAPDRPTWGPLPAGDYARLGAHVDHTDVLKAARDHGWDGPDDAVAALRSESRLTAFRTALSTGPRPFADVARTVFGEDVEQERHLTDLVRLAGALRAPDRSPALSSRFHLFVRATEGAFSCLGPDGPHLGLSRRERCETCERVVFELGGCQRCGAAHLHGALDDSGPVPRHVPWKAGGHRRHAWLLLEDGDSTDRTPHDEDDAALEEEKATEGDRRYLCTGCGAVHLDQPLNCGAGDCTAGDFRTVQLLSSESAALGSCAACGARGTRLIRLLESGGEASASVLGSALYQALPAADGPSSDLPGNGRKLLFFSDSRQTAAYFAPYLEDTHRKLAQRRILTMALADHQRMEREPAKLDGLAHYAYLAAKREGVFDEDASSVVARREALEWTVHEVISFDDRQSLEGVGLMRVEMVHKATWALPGCLAGLGMTDEEGWNLLQELVRTLRFQGAIDMPEEVPPNSPIFEPRTGPIYVRGDGSDAKRKVLSWLPTTGTNRRIDYLTRVLESVGSTAAPRALLDAVWMALDPVGTPGKEGPHSWFSVVSPKDLGPVRRLNHLRFRIRPVEEQEQLFRCERCRRMAGVSVRGVCPTLRCDGMLEPWVRPRAAEERDHYRHLYLDAKPVPMKVMEHTAQWTSQKAAEIQGQFVRGEVNALSCSTTFELGVDVGELQAVVLRNMPPSTANYVQRAGRAGRRSDSAALVLTYAQRRSHDLTRFAEPEKMIAGEMRPPIVPLENVRIDRRHAHSVAIAAFFGTMKRQFAREWTTAGEFFLPPVPTPPDWVGPVAQLRRFLTPVPRRVRDSLLEVLPADVAAEIDVGSGAWAEVLLDLVEQAGQQLAQDVEDFTERERTAAAEANYALAGQCKRVIATLRSRQLIGYLANRNVLPKYGFPVDTVELRTDRLQGGIDKPLELTRDLTMAINEYAPGAQVIAGGYRWTSGGVYRLPGKDLFRQYYTVCETCGHYRQDASPPAAECPACETIQTKAAKAYVVPEFGFVASESVRQGSGQAPRRSWSGATYIIDSHADVEEDVVRFPTGAELRWRSGARGEFVVVNEGPNRGGYQLCDWCGFGTSMVAGRKKAKSHKHLLKGTECAGPMRSQSLAHQYQTDFVELELPPDTTTVVPEPGLRSTVYALLEGAAAELEISRDDIDGTVHHGGDGVPSLILFDTTPGGAGNTPRIARQLATVLEAAVRRVASCECGPETSCYGCLRAFRNERYHEQLSRAGALNLLGRFVPVPEV